The following coding sequences lie in one Leptolyngbya sp. CCY15150 genomic window:
- a CDS encoding gamma carbonic anhydrase family protein, with product MSSEFSLSSPFPFGRSPDMSAAAFVAGNATVIGRVAIATGVSIWYGAVVRGDVEDIRLGSYSNVQDGAVLHGDPGQPTVLEDYVTIGHRAVVHSAYIETGCLIGIGAIVLDGVRVGAGSIIGAGCVVTKDVPPRSLMVGVPAKQLRQVSEDEAKDLIDHAKRYYTLALAHAGRGSDLGFC from the coding sequence ATGAGCAGTGAGTTTTCCCTATCTTCCCCATTCCCCTTCGGACGATCGCCTGATATGTCTGCTGCGGCCTTTGTGGCTGGTAATGCCACGGTCATCGGTCGGGTAGCGATCGCCACCGGGGTGAGTATTTGGTATGGCGCTGTGGTGCGGGGGGACGTGGAAGACATTCGCCTCGGCAGCTACAGCAATGTGCAGGATGGTGCGGTGCTGCATGGCGATCCGGGCCAGCCGACGGTGCTGGAGGATTACGTCACCATCGGCCACCGGGCGGTGGTGCATAGCGCCTATATTGAAACCGGCTGTCTGATTGGTATTGGGGCGATTGTCCTGGACGGCGTGCGGGTGGGGGCAGGCAGCATCATCGGTGCGGGCTGTGTGGTCACCAAAGATGTACCGCCGCGATCGCTAATGGTGGGCGTTCCTGCCAAGCAACTGCGGCAGGTGTCGGAGGATGAGGCCAAAGATCTGATCGACCATGCCAAGCGCTATTACACCCTGGCGCTGGCCCATGCCGGTCGGGGCAGTGATTTAGGATTTTGCTAG
- a CDS encoding retropepsin-like aspartic protease, whose translation MHPPDLDRVRPSPIGALHLMMQHLKPGLPLLLGGLLIGSLSCRPASTETAPVPPMDAVVETEPIEAEPEPEPEPAATDYFQEAIERATSAVNITQRAQSQDDWRLAINRWQQAIALLQAVPQSSANYPQAQTKITEYQQNLSYAEQQANRPVAASSDGVVVVTPQATPPTSSLGTATQPSPAPVSSSVFRTPIVSRAGGTPVVNVTFNGRQSFPMIVDTGASGTVITPAMANALGVVRVGETTVSTASARNVSFGLGYVNSMEAGGAIANNVLVAVSTPELDLGLLGHDFFGDYDVVLGQDYVEFRER comes from the coding sequence TTGCACCCGCCTGATCTCGATCGCGTTAGACCTTCACCGATTGGAGCCTTGCACCTCATGATGCAGCACCTCAAACCCGGACTTCCTCTCTTGCTAGGAGGATTACTGATTGGGAGTTTATCCTGTCGGCCTGCGTCCACCGAAACCGCCCCAGTGCCACCGATGGATGCTGTGGTGGAAACTGAACCGATTGAAGCGGAGCCAGAGCCGGAGCCAGAGCCCGCCGCTACTGACTATTTCCAGGAAGCGATTGAGCGGGCCACAAGTGCCGTCAATATCACCCAGCGGGCCCAGTCCCAAGATGATTGGCGATTGGCAATCAACCGGTGGCAGCAGGCGATCGCCCTCCTGCAAGCCGTGCCCCAATCCAGCGCCAACTATCCCCAGGCCCAGACCAAAATTACCGAGTATCAGCAAAATCTCAGCTATGCCGAGCAGCAGGCTAACCGCCCCGTTGCCGCCAGTTCCGATGGGGTCGTCGTGGTCACGCCCCAAGCTACACCTCCTACAAGTAGCCTAGGAACAGCAACGCAGCCATCACCTGCCCCCGTTAGTTCTAGCGTTTTCCGCACTCCCATTGTCAGCCGAGCAGGCGGTACGCCGGTGGTGAATGTCACGTTCAACGGTCGGCAGTCTTTTCCGATGATTGTGGATACGGGGGCCAGCGGCACGGTGATTACGCCAGCCATGGCCAATGCTCTCGGCGTGGTGCGAGTGGGCGAAACCACTGTCTCAACTGCCAGCGCCCGCAATGTGTCCTTTGGGCTGGGCTATGTGAACTCCATGGAAGCCGGGGGGGCGATCGCCAACAATGTCTTGGTGGCCGTCTCAACGCCAGAACTCGATCTAGGTCTGCTAGGACATGACTTTTTTGGCGACTATGACGTTGTGCTTGGGCAAGATTACGTGGAATTTCGCGAACGCTAA
- the carA gene encoding glutamine-hydrolyzing carbamoyl-phosphate synthase small subunit — protein MVLAQAKPALLVLSDGTVYHGWSFGATGTTIGEVVFNTGMTGYQEVLTDPSYCGQIVTFTYPELGNTGVNPEDDESSHPQVAGAIARNICHRPSNWRSTQSLPAYLDQHHIPGIFGIDTRALTRKIRSSGSMNGAISTEILDPGELLLKVQAAPSMAGLNLVKQVTTPDTYEWSEPTDTNWEFNLDTAPASQPEFTVVAIDFGIKRNILRRLTRYGCRVIVVPAHTPAAEILAHNPDGIFLSNGPGDPSAVTDGIETMKTLLSAQKPVFGICMGHQILGLSLGAETFKLKFGHRGLNQPAGLSQQVEITSQNHGFAITAESLDDAQVDITHLNLNDQTVAGIRHKTLPLFSVQYHPEASPGPHDADYLFEQFVTTMRQQRSLAS, from the coding sequence ATGGTGCTTGCCCAAGCTAAACCTGCACTACTAGTGCTATCCGATGGAACGGTTTACCATGGTTGGTCGTTTGGCGCGACAGGCACCACCATCGGCGAGGTGGTGTTTAACACCGGTATGACTGGCTACCAAGAGGTGTTGACCGATCCCAGCTACTGTGGACAGATCGTTACATTCACCTACCCAGAACTGGGCAATACGGGGGTCAATCCCGAGGATGATGAATCTAGCCATCCCCAAGTGGCAGGGGCGATCGCTCGCAATATTTGCCACCGTCCCAGCAACTGGCGATCCACCCAGTCTCTTCCAGCCTACCTTGATCAGCACCACATTCCCGGCATTTTTGGCATTGATACTCGGGCGCTCACCCGCAAAATTCGTTCCTCTGGCTCCATGAACGGGGCGATCTCCACTGAAATTTTGGATCCGGGTGAACTGTTGCTCAAGGTGCAGGCAGCTCCCAGCATGGCCGGGTTGAACCTTGTGAAACAGGTCACTACTCCAGACACCTATGAATGGTCGGAACCTACGGATACCAACTGGGAATTTAACCTCGATACCGCACCGGCCAGCCAGCCCGAATTCACCGTCGTCGCCATAGACTTTGGCATCAAACGCAATATTCTGCGCCGCCTGACCCGCTACGGCTGTCGGGTGATTGTGGTGCCTGCCCATACCCCCGCCGCCGAGATTTTGGCCCATAACCCCGACGGTATTTTCCTGTCCAATGGCCCTGGCGATCCGTCGGCGGTCACCGATGGCATCGAGACCATGAAGACGCTGCTCTCGGCCCAAAAGCCGGTGTTTGGCATTTGCATGGGGCACCAAATCCTCGGTCTATCCCTGGGGGCGGAAACGTTTAAGCTCAAGTTTGGCCACCGAGGCTTGAACCAGCCCGCAGGTCTATCCCAGCAGGTAGAGATTACCAGCCAGAACCACGGTTTCGCCATCACCGCCGAGTCCTTAGATGATGCCCAAGTGGACATCACCCATCTCAACCTCAACGATCAAACCGTGGCCGGCATTCGCCATAAAACCCTGCCCCTGTTCTCCGTGCAGTATCACCCGGAAGCTAGCCCCGGCCCCCACGATGCCGACTATCTGTTTGAACAGTTTGTGACCACCATGCGCCAACAGCGATCGCTGGCTAGCTAA
- a CDS encoding RNA methyltransferase, translated as MVERLSRHTYPTAPRHPLMVCASLVGHPANLGALCRTVEAFRLQSLVVNNGAIAHNSAFRGLAASSHQWQPLQDCPVEHLPDWLRHQAQQGYTAIALDLDTQAQPLPDFSYPQRSILVLGKELTGIPQHVRRCCSQTVTIPQFGLVESLNVQTAAAIAIYEYVRQWGAPG; from the coding sequence ATGGTCGAGCGTCTCAGTCGTCACACCTATCCCACGGCCCCTCGTCATCCCTTGATGGTGTGTGCTTCGTTGGTGGGCCATCCCGCTAATCTAGGGGCACTGTGCCGCACAGTGGAGGCCTTTCGCCTGCAGTCTCTCGTCGTCAACAATGGCGCGATCGCCCATAACTCAGCGTTTCGGGGTCTGGCTGCCTCAAGCCACCAATGGCAACCCCTGCAGGACTGTCCCGTCGAGCACCTGCCGGATTGGCTACGACACCAGGCTCAGCAAGGCTATACCGCGATCGCCCTCGATCTAGATACCCAGGCACAACCGCTACCCGACTTTAGCTACCCCCAGCGGTCTATTTTGGTGCTGGGGAAAGAGCTGACGGGCATTCCCCAGCATGTGCGCCGCTGCTGTAGCCAAACGGTCACCATTCCCCAATTTGGTTTGGTGGAATCGCTGAATGTACAAACAGCAGCAGCGATCGCCATCTATGAATATGTGCGGCAGTGGGGTGCGCCGGGTTAG